The window CCGGGATTACCCATCTCCCCAGCCTTCTGGTTGACTGCCTCGACAATACCATCAAAGGGGGCTTTGATTTCCGACATGTCAAGCTGCTCCCGGAGCGTTTCCAAACGATTTTCCAGATTTTCCTTTCGGTTTTTGGCTTCCAGATACTGCATTTCGGATCCCACACTGTCCTGCCAAAGGCGTTTTTGTTTTTGAAAAGTTTTCCGGGCAAGCTCCAGATTGGTTTTCACCTCCTCAATATTGCTTTGTATTACACTGGTATTCAATCTAGCCATCACTTCCCCTTCTTTTACACGCTCGCCTTCCTCAACGTATATCTCAGTAATCCGGCCATTGGTTTCAGGGCTGATAAAAGCATCCTGAACGGCTTCCACACTTCCGTTGGCATTGACAAAATGTCTAAAAGTATCGGGTTGAAGCGTTTTGACAAAAACGGGTACCTTGTAGGTGCCTGCGGCTTCTCCTTCCCTGCTTTCCAATTGATCGTTGAGTTGATTGATTTTCTGCTGAAGCTCATTCATTTCTTTTTTATATTGAGCCATCTGTTCTCTGATTTCTTCCTTACCTGATTCCCGACTACATGCAACAAAAGTCAATACAAAAATGAATACGACAAATTTTTTCATTCTTCTCAGTTTTTTACAGTTTGATTACAATTCGTTTCTGATTTTTTCCAGCTCTGTTTTGGCATTTAATAAATCAACCACAGCATTGATATAATTCGATTCGGTATTTAAATAATCCCGGTTGGCCTGGGTTAATTCCATACTGCTGGCCATGCCCTCTGAAAATTTTTTGGATACCCTGTTGTATACCTTTTTTGCCAGTTCCATATTTTCCTGGGAATTCCGCATCTTTTCATAGGCGGTTTTATAATTGTTTTCTGCCTGTATATAATTATTTATCAAATTTTTCCGGGTATCGGACAAATTGTTTTCTGATTTTTTCAGATTGAGCTTTGCTTGCTGAACCCTGGAAATTTTCTGCCCGCTGTTAAAGATGGGAACACTCAACTCAAATCCGAACATACTGGATTCATACCATTTTTCATCCGGGTCCAGGGGATTAAATTTATCGCGCATGGCATTTTCCCGGAAATTATAAAAGCCAGAAAGGGTGGGAAGAAATTGCGCTTTTTCCCTTTTCAGGTCCAATTCAGATAGTTGCACCTGCGTGTCCATCAATTGATAATTTACGTTTTCGGTAACATCAAAATCCTCTTGTATCGATTCATTGATCGTGGTTTCCATCACAATCTCCTCCAGAGACTGGGTGAGTTTTAGAGGCCTCTCCAGTTCCAGCCCCAGTTGAATTTTTAACAGGTTTTGAAACTTTTCAAACTGTCGTTGGGTCGTGTTGATAGAATTTTCCAGAGAGGAAACGGAAATTTGAATTTTCTCCACCTCTGTTTGTTCTACCATACCACTTTCATAAAGCGCCCTGGAATCTTTCATTGATTGCTTCAAACTGGCCAGATTGTCCTTCAAAATATCAACATTTCTCCTGGTCAGCAATATAGAATGATAAGTACGTGCCACATTGGCTTTTATTTCCTGTTTGGACTGCTGATGCCGCTGCTGGAACAGTCCTTTATAAACACGGGCCGCCTGTAAACCTACAATATAAGGGCCGCTGAAAATCAACTGGCTAACCGACAAGCTTCCATCAAAAGTATGCTGGCTGCCGAACTGCACTTCAATCTTTTCAGGTTCCGGAACGGGCTGCTGTTGGATCACTCCTTGCTCCATAAGAACCTGAAGGATGGTAGGTTCAATGAAATTGGGGAACAACTGGGTGGACAAACTCAGATTGTTGTTGTATGATCCGCTTGCACTGATCTGAGGCAGGCCTCTTGCAGTGGTCTCCCAAACTTCCTTATCCGCTATCTTAATGTCAATCTCAGAATTGCGGACCTGAACATTATGTTCCATGGCATGATCCTGTGCCTGCTGCAAAGTAATCCTTAATGTATCTTCATCATCCTGTGCATAGGAATGCCCAGCCAATAATAAAGCCCAGGATAAAAAAACAGCGGTTTTAAACAGGTTTCTCTTCA of the Bacteroidales bacterium genome contains:
- a CDS encoding efflux RND transporter periplasmic adaptor subunit, with amino-acid sequence MKKFVVFIFVLTFVACSRESGKEEIREQMAQYKKEMNELQQKINQLNDQLESREGEAAGTYKVPVFVKTLQPDTFRHFVNANGSVEAVQDAFISPETNGRITEIYVEEGERVKEGEVMARLNTSVIQSNIEEVKTNLELARKTFQKQKRLWQDSVGSEMQYLEAKNRKENLENRLETLREQLDMSEIKAPFDGIVEAVNQKAGEMGNPG
- a CDS encoding TolC family protein — encoded protein: MKRNLFKTAVFLSWALLLAGHSYAQDDEDTLRITLQQAQDHAMEHNVQVRNSEIDIKIADKEVWETTARGLPQISASGSYNNNLSLSTQLFPNFIEPTILQVLMEQGVIQQQPVPEPEKIEVQFGSQHTFDGSLSVSQLIFSGPYIVGLQAARVYKGLFQQRHQQSKQEIKANVARTYHSILLTRRNVDILKDNLASLKQSMKDSRALYESGMVEQTEVEKIQISVSSLENSINTTQRQFEKFQNLLKIQLGLELERPLKLTQSLEEIVMETTINESIQEDFDVTENVNYQLMDTQVQLSELDLKREKAQFLPTLSGFYNFRENAMRDKFNPLDPDEKWYESSMFGFELSVPIFNSGQKISRVQQAKLNLKKSENNLSDTRKNLINNYIQAENNYKTAYEKMRNSQENMELAKKVYNRVSKKFSEGMASSMELTQANRDYLNTESNYINAVVDLLNAKTELEKIRNEL